One genomic region from Amaranthus tricolor cultivar Red isolate AtriRed21 chromosome 12, ASM2621246v1, whole genome shotgun sequence encodes:
- the LOC130828750 gene encoding uncharacterized protein LOC130828750 has product MEEDWKEEVKNGGCERLQDALYECHRRIPAGIARKTACSHLNRAFADCLIGIICPSELEAVRSLCSSGGTSLKRSQCQQARLSLSVCISQHQTDDQS; this is encoded by the coding sequence ATGGAAGAAGATTGGAAAGAAGAGGTGAAAAATGGTGGATGCGAGAGATTACAGGACGCCCTATATGAATGCCACCGACGAATACCTGCCGGTATTGCTAGAAAAACAGCATGTAGCCACCTTAATCGCGCATTTGCCGACTGTCTTATTGGTATTATTTGCCCATCTGAGCTTGAAGCTGTTCGATCCCTTTGTTCCAGCGGTGGTACTTCTTTGAAGCGTTCACAATGTCAACAAGCTCGTCTTTCTCTTTCTGTTTGCATCTCTCAACATCAAACTGATGATCAATCATGA
- the LOC130828749 gene encoding uncharacterized protein YMR315W isoform X1 — protein sequence MSHAINNSPFFGAQTVRPTTTLLSIKQFIAWKVESGNRATKSMAEKTQIAIIGAGTFVKNQYIPRLSEISHLVSVKYIWSRSEESARSAMEVASRSFPDVDCKWGEAGFDDIIKDSSVVGVAIVLAAQIQVDIALKLLKAGKHVIQEKPAAANNAEAELALSNYNLICPGMPSKPIWAVAENYRFEPGFIEGRKLVEEIGDMMSVQVVVEGSMNSSNPYFSSSWRRNFTGGFILDMGVHMIAGLRMLVGCEMKSVSALTTHVDTTLPPPDNISSTFQLENGCPGIFVMAVSTRSPKIFWRVVGLEGTVQVERGIIDGKHGYLVSKFDMDGQCTSSFHPFSGVTEELKTFLYDISEVSGNHKPDPRLSYVEGARDVAILEAMLESGTKQGAVVPVKKF from the exons ATGAGTCATGCCATAAACAATAGTCCATTTTTTGGAGCTCAGACTGTTAGACCTACAACGACACTACTAAGCATTAAGCAATTTATAGCCTGGAAAGTTGAAAGTGGGAACAG AGCAACAAAATCAATGGCAGAAAAGACCCAGATCGCCATCATTGGAGCAGGCACTTTTGTGAAGAATCAATACATCCCCAGATTATCAGAAATTTCTCATCTTGTTTCTGTCAAATATATTTGGAGCCGCTCTGAG GAATCAGCTAGATCTGCAATGGAGGTAGCTAGTAGGAGTTTCCCAGATGTAGATTGTAAGTGGGGTGAAGCTGGTTTTGATGATATTATTAAGGATTCTTCGGTTGTTGGAGTTGCTATTGTTCTTGCTGCCCAAATTCAG GTGGATATAGCATTAAAACTACTCAAGGCAGGGAAGCATGTGATCCAAG AGAAACCAGCTGCAGCAA ATAATGCGGAGGCAGAACTAGCACTGTCAAATTACAATCTTATATGCCCTGGTATGCCCAGCAAACCAATCTGGGCTGTAGCAGAGAACTACAGATTTGAACCTGGTTTCATTGAG GGCAGAAAGCTAGTCGAAGAAATAGGAGATATGATGAGTGTCCAAGTTGTTGTGGAGGGATCAATGAATAGTTCTAACCCATATTTCTCAAGTTCTTGGAGGAGAAACTTCACT GGTGGTTTTATTCTAGATATGGGGGTTCATATGATTGCCGGACTAAGGATG CTTGTTGGGTGTGAAATGAAGTCAGTTTCAGCTTTGACAACTCATGTCGATACAACTTTGCCTCCGCCAGATAACATCTCCAGTACATT TCAATTAGAGAACGGTTGCCCTGGCATTTTCGTGATGGCAGTATCAACTAGATCACCAAAG ATATTCTGGCGAGTTGTCGGCTTAGAAGGAACTGTACAAGTTGAACGTGGCATCATTGACGGGAAGCATGGTTACTTG GTTTCTAAATTTGACATGGACGGACAATGCACAAGCTCGTTCCACCCGTTCAGTGGAGTAACGGAAGAACTCAAAACATTCTTGTATGATATTTCAGAG GTATCTGGCAACCACAAACCCGACCCTCGGTTGTCTTACGTTGAAGGCGCACGAGACGTGGCTATTTTGGAAGCAATGCTAGAGTCTGGAACAAAGCAAGGAGCTGTTGTGCCTGTCAAAAAATTCTAG
- the LOC130828748 gene encoding multiple C2 domain and transmembrane region protein 5: MKAVAVPPQEEFALKETSPAIGVAGLGRDKLTSTYDLVEQMQYLYVRVVKAKELPGKDVTGSCDPYVEVKLGNYKGTTRHFEKNTKPEWHQVFAFSKERIQSSIVEILVKDKDVVKDDFIGRVVFDLNEVPKRVPPDSPLAPQWYRLEDRKGDKAKGELMLAVWMGTQGDEAFPEAWHSDAASVGGDTVGKIRSKVYLSPKLWYVRVNVIECQDLVPNDKTRFPEVFVKAMLGTQGFKTKICPVKTLNPMWNEDLLFVAAEPFEEALVLSVEDRVGPGKEESLGRCLIPLHMLQRRLDHKPVNTRWYNLEKHMIVDGEKKEAKFASRIHLRICLDGGYHVLDESTHYSSDLRPTAKQLWKPSIGILELGILSAHGLMPMKNKDGRGTTDAYCVAKYGQKWVRTRTIIDSFHPKWNEQYTWEVFDPCTVITIGVFDNCHLNGNPGMRDSRIGKVRVRLSTLEADRVYTHAYPLIVLHPSGVKKMGEVQLAVRFSCSSWMNMLHMYSHPLLPKMHYIHPLSVIQLDSLRHQAIHIVSMRLSRAEPPLRKEVVEYMLDVDSHMWSMRRSKANFFRIMNVLSGMIAAGRWFDQICNWKNPITTILIHILLIILIVYPELILPTIFLYLFMIGIWNYRWRPRHPPHMDTRLSHADVTHPDELDEEFDTFPTSRGNEIIRMRYDRLRSIAGRIQTVVGDLATQGERFQSLLSWRDPRATALFVTFCLLAAIVLYITPFKVIILFYGIYVLRHPRFRKRLPSVPINFFRRLPARTDSML; encoded by the coding sequence atgaaggcAGTGGCAGTCCCTCCACAGGAGGAATTTGCCCTCAAGGAGACTTCTCCGGCCATTGGCGTGGCCGGTTTAGGTAGGGATAAGCTGACCTCTACCTATGACCTTGTTGAGCAAATGCAGTATTTGTATGTTCGAGTAGTCAAGGCAAAGGAATTGCCCGGAAAGGACGTAACCGGGAGTTGTGACCCTTATGTGGAAGTTAAGTTAGGGAACTATAAGGGAACAACTAGGCATTTTGAGAAGAACACTAAGCCCGAGTGGCATCAAGTGTTTGCATTCTCGAAAGAACGAATTCAATCTTCGATTGTCGAGATTTTGGTGAAAGATAAGGATGTTGTGAAGGATGATTTCATTGGGAGGGTTGTATTTGACTTGAATGAGGTTCCGAAGAGAGTCCCTCCGGATAGTCCTTTGGCTCCTCAATGGTATAGGCTTGAGGATCGTAAAGGGGATAAGGCGAAAGGGGAGCTTATGTTGGCGGTTTGGATGGGCACGCAAGGTGATGAGGCGTTCCCTGAGGCGTGGCATTCTGATGCGGCTTCTGTTGGTGGGGACACTGTGGGGAAAATCCGGTCTAAAGTGTACCTTTCGCCTAAGTTGTGGTATGTGAGGGTTAATGTTATTGAATGTCAGGATTTGGTGCCTAATGATAAAACCCGGTTTCCTGAAGTATTTGTTAAGGCAATGCTTGGAACTCAAGGTTTTAAGACTAAAATCTGCCCAGTTAAGACCCTGAACCCTATGTGGAACGAAGATCTGTTATTTGTAGCTGCCGAGCCTTTTGAAGAAGCCTTGGTGTTGAGTGTCGAAGATAGAGTTGGACCCGGGAAAGAAGAATCTCTAGGAAGATGTCTAATTCCTTTGCATATGTTGCAAAGAAGGTTGGACCATAAACCAGTGAACACGCGATGGTACAATCTCGAAAAGCATATGATTGTCGATGGTGAAAAGAAGGAAGCTAAGTTTGCTAGTCGGATTCATCTAAGGATTTGTTTGGATGGTGGTTATCATGTATTGGATGAATCTACCCATTACAGCAGTGATCTAAGGCCAACAGCCAAGCAGTTGTGGAAACCGAGCATTGGTATTTTAGAGCTCGGGATTCTAAGTGCTCATGGGCTTATGCCGATGAAGAACAAAGACGGAAGAGGGACAACTGATGCATACTGTGTGGCTAAGTATGGCCAAAAATGGGTTCGGACAAGAACCATCATCGACAGCTTTCATCCCAAATGGAACGAGCAATACACTTGGGAAGTATTTGATCCATGTACAGTCATTACAATCGGTGTTTTCGATAACTGTCATCTAAATGGAAATCCCGGAATGAGAGATTCAAGAATCGGTAAAGTAAGAGTTAGGCTTTCGACCCTCGAAGCTGATCGAGTCTACACACATGCATATCCTCTTATAGTGTTGCATCCTTCGGGAGTAAAGAAGATGGGTGAAGTTCAACTTGCTGTGAGGTTTTCTTGCTCGTCATGGATGAACATGTTGCATATGTATTCTCATCCATTGCTACCAAAAATGCATTACATTCATCCATTGTCGGTCATACAGCTCGATAGCTTGAGACACCAAGCGATTCATATCGTCTCCATGAGACTCAGCAGAGCGGAACCTCCTCTGAGAAAAGAGGTTGTCGAGTATATGTTAGATGTCGATTCGCATATGTGGAGTATGCGAAGGAGCAAAGCGAACTTCTTCCGAATCATGAACGTTTTAAGCGGAATGATAGCTGCTGGTCGATGGTTCGATCAAATTTGCAACTGGAAAAACCCGATTACTACAATCCTTATTCACATTctcttaataatacttattGTATATCCCGAACTAATTCTGCCCACCATCTTTCTCTATCTTTTCATGATCGGAATTTGGAACTACCGATGGAGGCCTAGGCACCCACCTCATATGGACACTCGCCTTTCACACGCTGATGTGACTCACCCTGATGAGCTCGATGAGGAGTTTGATACGTTTCCTACATCTCGCGGAAATGAGATCATTAGGATGAGATATGATCGGCTGAGGAGCATTGCGGGGAGAATTCAGACGGTTGTAGGAGATTTGGCTACTCAAGGGGAGCGGTTTCAGTCACTCCTCAGCTGGAGAGATCCAAGAGCAACAGCATTGTTTGTTACTTTCTGTTTACTTGCCGCTATTGTGTTGTATATTACTCCGTTCAAAGTAATCATCCTCTTCTACGGCATCTATGTATTAAGGCATCCGAGATTCAGGAAAAGGCTTCCATCAGTTCCGATTAACTTCTTTCGAAGGCTACCTGCAAGAACCGACAGCATGCTGTGA
- the LOC130828749 gene encoding uncharacterized protein YMR315W isoform X2: MQLTVRPTTTLLSIKQFIAWKVESGNRATKSMAEKTQIAIIGAGTFVKNQYIPRLSEISHLVSVKYIWSRSEESARSAMEVASRSFPDVDCKWGEAGFDDIIKDSSVVGVAIVLAAQIQVDIALKLLKAGKHVIQEKPAAANNAEAELALSNYNLICPGMPSKPIWAVAENYRFEPGFIEGRKLVEEIGDMMSVQVVVEGSMNSSNPYFSSSWRRNFTGGFILDMGVHMIAGLRMLVGCEMKSVSALTTHVDTTLPPPDNISSTFQLENGCPGIFVMAVSTRSPKIFWRVVGLEGTVQVERGIIDGKHGYLVSKFDMDGQCTSSFHPFSGVTEELKTFLYDISEVSGNHKPDPRLSYVEGARDVAILEAMLESGTKQGAVVPVKKF; this comes from the exons ATGCAATTG ACTGTTAGACCTACAACGACACTACTAAGCATTAAGCAATTTATAGCCTGGAAAGTTGAAAGTGGGAACAG AGCAACAAAATCAATGGCAGAAAAGACCCAGATCGCCATCATTGGAGCAGGCACTTTTGTGAAGAATCAATACATCCCCAGATTATCAGAAATTTCTCATCTTGTTTCTGTCAAATATATTTGGAGCCGCTCTGAG GAATCAGCTAGATCTGCAATGGAGGTAGCTAGTAGGAGTTTCCCAGATGTAGATTGTAAGTGGGGTGAAGCTGGTTTTGATGATATTATTAAGGATTCTTCGGTTGTTGGAGTTGCTATTGTTCTTGCTGCCCAAATTCAG GTGGATATAGCATTAAAACTACTCAAGGCAGGGAAGCATGTGATCCAAG AGAAACCAGCTGCAGCAA ATAATGCGGAGGCAGAACTAGCACTGTCAAATTACAATCTTATATGCCCTGGTATGCCCAGCAAACCAATCTGGGCTGTAGCAGAGAACTACAGATTTGAACCTGGTTTCATTGAG GGCAGAAAGCTAGTCGAAGAAATAGGAGATATGATGAGTGTCCAAGTTGTTGTGGAGGGATCAATGAATAGTTCTAACCCATATTTCTCAAGTTCTTGGAGGAGAAACTTCACT GGTGGTTTTATTCTAGATATGGGGGTTCATATGATTGCCGGACTAAGGATG CTTGTTGGGTGTGAAATGAAGTCAGTTTCAGCTTTGACAACTCATGTCGATACAACTTTGCCTCCGCCAGATAACATCTCCAGTACATT TCAATTAGAGAACGGTTGCCCTGGCATTTTCGTGATGGCAGTATCAACTAGATCACCAAAG ATATTCTGGCGAGTTGTCGGCTTAGAAGGAACTGTACAAGTTGAACGTGGCATCATTGACGGGAAGCATGGTTACTTG GTTTCTAAATTTGACATGGACGGACAATGCACAAGCTCGTTCCACCCGTTCAGTGGAGTAACGGAAGAACTCAAAACATTCTTGTATGATATTTCAGAG GTATCTGGCAACCACAAACCCGACCCTCGGTTGTCTTACGTTGAAGGCGCACGAGACGTGGCTATTTTGGAAGCAATGCTAGAGTCTGGAACAAAGCAAGGAGCTGTTGTGCCTGTCAAAAAATTCTAG